A genome region from Oenanthe melanoleuca isolate GR-GAL-2019-014 chromosome 14, OMel1.0, whole genome shotgun sequence includes the following:
- the LOC130259354 gene encoding salivary gland specific protein SAGSIN1: protein MAAALSALAARLSQSAAARSYGVFCKGLTRTLLIFFDLAWKLRINFPYLYIVASMMLNVRLQVHIEIH, encoded by the coding sequence ATGGCGGCGGCTCTGTCCGCGCTCGCTGCCAGGCTCTCCCAGTCGGCCGCGGCCAGGTCCTACGGCGTCTTCTGCAAGGGGCTCACCAGGACCCTCCTCATCTTCTTCGACCTGGCCTGGAAGCTCCGCATCAACTTCCCCTACCTCTACATCGTCGCCTCCATGATGCTCAACGTGCGGCTGCAG